In a single window of the Veillonella sp. genome:
- the sufC gene encoding Fe-S cluster assembly ATPase SufC gives MAELLQIKDLKVSVEDKQILKGINLTINKGEIHVVMGTNGAGKSTLANAIMGNSTYTVDSGSIIFDGKDITEDAVNDRAKAGIFMSFQNPISIPGITVENFIRTAKSTITGENVRALSFKKELKEKMDELSFDLSYAQRYVNEGFSGGERKKNEILQMSILNPKLAILDETDSGLDVDAVRIVSEGVQRFHNEDNAVLIITHHNQILQKLKPDYVHVLINGKIVKTGDASLVREIEEKGYDAYKALA, from the coding sequence TTGGCTGAATTACTTCAGATAAAAGATTTAAAGGTATCCGTTGAAGATAAACAAATCTTGAAAGGTATCAACTTAACAATTAATAAAGGTGAAATTCACGTTGTAATGGGCACAAATGGTGCAGGTAAGTCTACACTTGCTAATGCTATCATGGGTAACTCTACATATACTGTAGACAGCGGCTCCATTATTTTTGATGGTAAAGATATTACAGAAGATGCAGTAAACGATCGTGCAAAAGCTGGTATTTTCATGTCCTTCCAAAACCCAATTTCTATTCCTGGTATCACTGTAGAAAACTTCATTCGTACAGCGAAATCTACAATTACTGGTGAAAATGTACGTGCCTTATCCTTCAAAAAAGAATTGAAAGAAAAAATGGATGAATTATCCTTTGATTTGTCCTATGCACAACGTTATGTAAATGAAGGTTTCTCCGGTGGTGAACGCAAGAAAAATGAAATTCTTCAAATGTCCATTTTGAATCCTAAATTGGCTATTCTTGATGAAACTGACTCCGGTCTTGACGTAGACGCGGTTCGTATCGTATCCGAAGGCGTACAACGTTTCCACAACGAAGACAATGCGGTATTGATCATCACTCACCACAACCAAATCTTGCAAAAATTAAAACCTGACTATGTTCATGTATTGATCAACGGTAAGATCGTTAAAACTGGTGATGCTTCTCTTGTACGTGAAATCGAAGAAAAAGGTTACGACGCATACAAAGCATTAGCATAG
- a CDS encoding diaminopimelate decarboxylase, protein MNTKTVPFTAEQLENIIAQYPTPFHIYDEEGIIENMKSFIDAFSWNKGFKQYFAVKATPNPYIMRVLQKLGVGADCSSLAELMLCEKVGITGHDIMFTSNDTPYVEYKKALEMGAIINLDDITHIEYLEKNHGSLPDTFCVRYNPGSLKEGGNTIIGLPEEAKYGMTREQIFEAYKQLQAKGVKHFGIHTMVVSNELDIDGLVGTAELCFNLAVDIKNELGINVEFIDLGGGVGVAYKPEQTPVDFKALSKGVEEAYNRILVANGLGDVALAYECGRMVTGPFGYLVSTAIHKKDIYRHYIGLDSCMANLMRPALYGSYHHITVMGKENAPKDHVYDVTGSLCENNDKFAIQRELPKIDIGDRIIIHDAGAHGHSMGFNYNGKLRSAELLLHKDGSVTQIRRAETYDDLFGTLDFSNL, encoded by the coding sequence ATGAATACAAAAACAGTTCCGTTTACAGCTGAACAATTAGAAAATATTATTGCCCAATATCCAACACCATTTCATATTTACGATGAAGAAGGTATCATTGAAAATATGAAATCTTTCATCGATGCATTTTCTTGGAATAAAGGGTTTAAACAATATTTTGCTGTAAAAGCGACTCCAAATCCATATATTATGCGTGTGTTACAAAAACTTGGGGTAGGTGCAGACTGCTCTTCCTTGGCAGAGTTGATGCTATGCGAAAAAGTGGGCATTACAGGTCATGATATTATGTTCACATCTAATGACACACCATATGTGGAATATAAAAAAGCACTAGAAATGGGTGCTATTATCAACCTAGATGATATTACTCATATTGAATATTTAGAAAAAAATCATGGTTCTTTGCCTGATACGTTCTGCGTTCGTTATAACCCAGGCTCCTTAAAAGAAGGGGGCAATACAATTATTGGCCTTCCTGAAGAAGCTAAATACGGTATGACTCGTGAACAAATTTTTGAAGCATATAAACAACTACAAGCAAAAGGTGTAAAACACTTTGGTATCCATACAATGGTCGTATCTAATGAGCTTGATATCGATGGCTTAGTTGGCACTGCAGAGCTTTGCTTTAATCTTGCAGTAGATATTAAAAATGAGCTTGGCATCAATGTTGAGTTTATCGATCTTGGTGGTGGCGTAGGTGTTGCTTATAAACCAGAACAAACACCTGTAGATTTCAAAGCGCTTAGCAAGGGTGTAGAAGAGGCTTACAATAGAATTCTCGTAGCTAATGGTCTTGGTGATGTAGCATTAGCTTATGAATGTGGTCGTATGGTTACAGGTCCATTTGGTTACCTAGTTTCTACAGCGATTCACAAAAAAGATATTTATCGTCATTACATTGGTCTTGATTCTTGCATGGCAAATCTTATGCGTCCAGCATTATATGGTTCTTATCACCATATTACTGTAATGGGTAAAGAAAATGCGCCTAAGGACCATGTATATGATGTAACAGGCTCCTTATGTGAAAATAACGATAAGTTCGCTATCCAACGTGAATTGCCAAAAATTGATATTGGTGATCGTATCATCATTCATGATGCTGGTGCACATGGTCATTCTATGGGCTTTAACTATAATGGTAAATTGCGTTCTGCTGAGTTGTTATTACATAAAGATGGCTCTGTTACACAAATTCGTCGTGCTGAAACATATGATGATTTGTTTGGCACCCTCGATTTCTCCAACCTATAA
- a CDS encoding DoxX family protein yields MLSFIFKSKPNYVNFGLLVYRLALGISIFYHGYLKYLSGAEGLYKVGAMLAPLGVPGGYEILGTMAAYAEMIGGVLIAIGLFTRIGSLLLIGTLVIATILNLSGSFFSWDYPSQMGFGALMLFFAGAGRYSLDKALFK; encoded by the coding sequence ATGTTGAGCTTTATTTTTAAAAGTAAACCTAATTATGTTAATTTTGGCCTCTTAGTTTATCGTTTGGCACTTGGTATTTCCATATTTTATCATGGATATTTAAAGTATTTGAGCGGTGCTGAAGGCCTTTATAAAGTTGGAGCTATGTTGGCACCATTAGGTGTACCTGGTGGTTATGAAATATTAGGTACTATGGCAGCATATGCTGAAATGATAGGCGGCGTACTTATAGCAATTGGTCTATTTACACGGATTGGATCTTTGTTACTCATAGGTACATTAGTAATAGCAACGATATTAAATCTTAGTGGTAGTTTCTTTAGTTGGGACTATCCATCTCAAATGGGATTTGGTGCTCTTATGTTGTTCTTTGCTGGTGCAGGTCGCTATAGCCTAGATAAAGCTTTATTTAAATAA
- the groL gene encoding chaperonin GroEL (60 kDa chaperone family; promotes refolding of misfolded polypeptides especially under stressful conditions; forms two stacked rings of heptamers to form a barrel-shaped 14mer; ends can be capped by GroES; misfolded proteins enter the barrel where they are refolded when GroES binds): MAKEILFNEEARRALGRGVDQLANAVKVTLGPKGRNVVLDKKFGSPTITNDGVTIARDIELPDPFENMGAQLVKEVATKTNDVAGDGTTTATVLAQAMIQEGMRNVAAGANPMILKKGIETAVKTLVEEIKKRSIKVSGKAEIAQVASVSAADEEIGGLIAEAMEKVGNDGVITVEESKGLQTALNVVEGMQFDRGYISPYMVTDPDRMEAVMDNPYILITDRKISAIADMLPTLEKVVKVGKELLIIAEDVEGEALATLVVNRLRGTFKAVAVKAPGFGDRRKAMLEDIAILTGGTVITEDMGRKLDSVELTDLGTARQVRITKDETTIIDGVGDKDVIAKRVSQIRAQVEETTSEFDREKLQERLAKLSGGVAVIEVGAATEVEMKDKKLRIEDALNATRAAVEEGIVAGGGTTFIDIIPALNTLEATGDVQTGINLVKRAVEEPLRQIAYNAGLEGSVVVEKVKNTEAGVGFNALTEEYIDMVKAGIVDPAKVTRSALQNAASIASLVLTTETIVADKVEENAAVPAMPPMGGMGGMM; this comes from the coding sequence ATGGCAAAAGAAATCTTGTTTAATGAAGAAGCTCGTCGCGCTTTAGGTCGTGGCGTTGATCAATTGGCAAATGCTGTAAAAGTTACATTAGGACCAAAAGGCCGTAATGTTGTATTGGATAAAAAATTCGGTTCTCCAACAATCACAAACGATGGTGTAACAATTGCTCGTGATATCGAACTTCCAGATCCATTTGAAAACATGGGTGCTCAATTAGTTAAAGAAGTTGCTACTAAAACTAATGACGTAGCAGGTGACGGTACTACTACTGCAACTGTATTGGCACAAGCTATGATTCAAGAAGGTATGCGCAACGTAGCAGCTGGTGCTAACCCAATGATCTTGAAAAAAGGTATTGAAACAGCAGTAAAAACTTTGGTAGAAGAAATTAAAAAACGCTCCATTAAAGTTTCTGGTAAAGCTGAAATCGCACAAGTTGCTAGCGTATCTGCAGCTGATGAAGAAATTGGTGGCTTGATTGCTGAAGCTATGGAAAAAGTTGGTAACGACGGCGTTATCACTGTTGAAGAATCCAAAGGCTTGCAAACTGCATTAAACGTAGTAGAAGGTATGCAATTTGACCGCGGTTACATTTCCCCTTACATGGTAACTGATCCTGATCGTATGGAAGCAGTTATGGATAATCCATACATCTTGATCACTGACCGTAAAATCAGTGCTATCGCTGATATGTTACCAACACTTGAAAAAGTGGTAAAAGTAGGTAAAGAACTTCTTATCATTGCTGAAGATGTAGAAGGTGAAGCATTGGCTACATTGGTAGTAAACCGCTTACGTGGTACATTCAAAGCTGTAGCAGTTAAAGCTCCTGGCTTCGGTGACCGTCGTAAAGCTATGCTTGAAGATATCGCTATCTTGACTGGTGGTACTGTAATTACTGAAGATATGGGTCGTAAACTTGATTCCGTAGAACTTACTGACCTTGGTACGGCTCGTCAAGTTCGCATTACTAAAGATGAAACTACAATCATCGATGGTGTAGGCGATAAAGATGTAATTGCTAAACGCGTTAGCCAAATCCGTGCACAAGTGGAAGAAACAACTTCTGAATTCGACCGTGAAAAATTACAAGAACGTCTTGCTAAATTGTCCGGTGGTGTTGCAGTTATCGAAGTAGGTGCTGCTACAGAAGTTGAAATGAAAGATAAAAAACTTCGTATCGAAGACGCATTGAACGCAACTCGCGCTGCTGTTGAAGAAGGTATCGTAGCTGGTGGTGGTACTACATTCATCGACATCATCCCTGCTTTGAACACATTGGAAGCTACTGGTGATGTTCAAACTGGTATTAACCTTGTTAAACGTGCAGTAGAAGAACCTCTTCGTCAAATCGCTTACAATGCTGGTCTTGAAGGTTCCGTTGTAGTTGAAAAAGTTAAAAATACTGAAGCTGGCGTTGGTTTCAATGCTTTGACTGAAGAATACATCGACATGGTAAAAGCTGGTATCGTGGATCCTGCAAAAGTTACACGTTCTGCTCTTCAAAATGCTGCATCCATTGCATCTCTTGTATTGACTACTGAAACAATCGTAGCTGATAAAGTAGAAGAAAATGCTGCAGTACCTGCAATGCCTCCAATGGGTGGCATGGGCGGTATGATGTAA
- the groES gene encoding co-chaperone GroES encodes MLKPLADRVLIRLEAKEEKTKSGIFLPDTAKEKPQEGVVVAVGAGKVYDNGQRVAPEVKVGDTVMFAKYAGSELEIDGATHLIISERDILAVL; translated from the coding sequence ATGTTAAAACCATTAGCTGACCGCGTTCTTATCCGTTTAGAAGCAAAAGAAGAAAAAACTAAAAGTGGTATTTTCCTTCCTGATACAGCAAAAGAAAAACCTCAAGAAGGTGTAGTAGTAGCTGTAGGTGCTGGTAAAGTTTATGACAATGGTCAACGTGTAGCTCCAGAAGTTAAAGTTGGCGATACTGTTATGTTCGCAAAATATGCTGGTAGCGAATTAGAAATCGATGGCGCTACTCACTTGATCATTAGCGAACGCGATATTTTGGCAGTATTATAA
- a CDS encoding ANTAR domain-containing response regulator: MRVLIVDDESLIRMDLRDIIESCGHEVVAEGTNGVEAIKLCKEYKPDIVLMDVKMPELDGIEAARQIGFHHEAPVVLLTSYSQQDLINKARESGVYGYLIKPVREEQLVPTLEMALGRYHSDAQLREKMAELEQSLEDRKIIQKGTGILMDLYSISEEEAYNRIRALSMKKRDSIVNICKALINQVSK, translated from the coding sequence ATGCGCGTTTTAATAGTGGATGATGAATCCCTTATACGTATGGATCTACGCGATATTATTGAATCCTGTGGTCATGAAGTTGTAGCAGAAGGCACTAATGGGGTAGAAGCCATTAAACTTTGTAAAGAATATAAGCCTGATATTGTTCTTATGGATGTAAAAATGCCGGAATTAGATGGCATCGAAGCAGCACGTCAAATTGGCTTTCACCATGAAGCACCAGTCGTACTATTAACAAGTTATAGTCAACAGGATTTAATTAATAAGGCTAGAGAATCTGGCGTTTATGGCTATTTAATAAAACCTGTACGTGAAGAGCAATTGGTTCCCACCTTAGAAATGGCCTTAGGCCGTTATCATAGTGATGCGCAGCTTCGCGAAAAAATGGCTGAATTAGAACAGTCATTAGAAGATCGTAAAATCATTCAAAAGGGGACCGGTATATTGATGGATTTATACTCTATATCTGAAGAGGAAGCGTATAATCGCATTCGTGCCCTAAGTATGAAGAAACGAGATAGTATTGTTAATATCTGTAAAGCATTAATAAATCAAGTTTCTAAATAG
- a CDS encoding sensor histidine kinase: protein MDIGQDILNTTPLGPLQTSLLEHISKLISFGESLTRQRIQIFTPLLESSQGTMHHRADMLCIERSDQGVITRQLKGNNTWHSMMENGQPLIGVEHDQRQHVFPVVDNGGRIIGGIAFTVSPSIKIEQYEQEYTLSDTMQRLMLTATDEQIQSYEPISYFDGLIIFDDSHRILYGNEAAVQLVDLLGFDRRLVGSSIYSSTLKVSAIQQVLDDRTIYTSEEIYQDMVIRQHMIPIAMGRNETRCFLVLHDCTRESKQQQELLVKNSIIKEVHHRVKNNLQTVAGLLRMEARRSSLPEVKQALQEGINRIESMALVHDIVSHYDEDYIGIRSIYDELCRLLRMSMVQQDQDVTFTYSGEDMLISSHMASYVSLIINELITNSLEHGLDGKNGEIRLAVTELDEYIVLAFSDTGKGLPPEFSINSNKRLGLTIINNLVTHELKGKLSVENTDVGVLVTIHMKKEK, encoded by the coding sequence GTGGATATCGGTCAAGATATTTTAAATACAACACCATTAGGTCCATTACAAACCTCATTATTAGAGCATATTAGTAAACTTATATCCTTTGGCGAGTCATTGACCCGTCAAAGAATACAGATTTTTACACCCCTTCTAGAGTCCTCACAAGGTACTATGCATCATCGTGCCGATATGCTGTGTATTGAACGAAGTGACCAAGGTGTTATTACTCGACAGTTAAAAGGGAATAATACATGGCATTCTATGATGGAAAATGGACAACCGCTTATTGGGGTAGAACATGATCAACGACAACATGTTTTTCCTGTTGTAGATAATGGTGGTCGTATTATTGGGGGCATAGCTTTTACCGTGTCTCCGTCTATTAAGATAGAGCAATATGAGCAAGAATATACCTTGTCAGATACGATGCAACGGCTCATGCTGACTGCTACGGATGAGCAAATACAATCGTATGAACCAATCTCATATTTTGACGGTTTAATTATTTTTGATGATTCTCATAGAATTCTGTATGGTAATGAGGCGGCTGTACAATTAGTAGATTTGCTAGGATTTGACCGACGACTTGTGGGCTCGTCGATTTATAGCAGTACCTTAAAAGTTTCAGCCATCCAACAAGTGTTAGATGATAGAACGATATACACTAGTGAAGAAATCTATCAAGATATGGTCATTCGTCAACATATGATTCCTATTGCTATGGGCCGTAATGAAACACGTTGTTTCCTCGTGCTTCACGATTGTACCCGTGAAAGTAAGCAGCAACAAGAATTGCTGGTAAAGAACTCGATTATTAAAGAGGTTCACCATCGTGTAAAAAACAATTTACAAACGGTAGCTGGATTGTTGCGTATGGAGGCTAGACGTTCTAGCTTACCTGAGGTTAAACAAGCCTTGCAAGAGGGAATAAATCGTATTGAAAGTATGGCATTAGTTCACGATATTGTATCCCATTATGACGAGGATTATATAGGTATCCGATCAATTTATGACGAGCTATGTCGCTTATTGCGTATGAGTATGGTTCAACAAGACCAAGATGTTACCTTTACTTATAGTGGAGAGGATATGTTGATTTCCTCTCATATGGCAAGTTATGTATCCCTCATAATTAATGAGCTAATTACCAATAGCCTTGAACATGGCTTAGATGGTAAAAATGGAGAGATTCGTTTAGCTGTTACAGAGTTAGATGAATATATTGTATTAGCTTTTTCTGATACGGGGAAAGGGTTACCTCCAGAGTTTTCTATTAACTCCAATAAGCGCTTAGGACTAACTATCATTAATAATTTGGTTACCCATGAGTTAAAAGGTAAATTATCTGTAGAAAATACAGATGTTGGTGTACTCGTAACAATACATATGAAGAAGGAGAAGTAA